A genomic segment from Saimiri boliviensis isolate mSaiBol1 chromosome 14, mSaiBol1.pri, whole genome shotgun sequence encodes:
- the EPS8L1 gene encoding epidermal growth factor receptor kinase substrate 8-like protein 1 isoform X2 has product MSTTTSPEAAPKPSAKTIYEQRKRYSTVVMADVSQYPVNHLVTFCLGEEDGVHTVEDASRKLAVMDSQGRVWAQEMLLRVSPDHVTLLDPASKEELESYPLGAIVRCDAVLPPGRSRSLLLLVCQEPERAQPDVHFFQGLRLGAELIREDIQGALHNYRSGRGERRAAALRATQEELQRDRSPAAETPPLQRRPSVRAVINTVERGTARGRLRGEPIPEVEEAQRPGPAGTSSSADPASPDLGPRGPDLAGLQAEREVDILNHVFDDVESFVQKLQKSAEAARVLEHRERGRRTRRREAGEGLLTLRAKPPSEAEYTDVLQKIKYAFSLLARLRGNIADPSSPELLHFLFGPLQMIVNTSGGPEFASRVRRPHLTSEAVALLRDNVTPRENELWISLGDAWTRPGLELPPEQGPPYRPEFYSGWEPPATDPQGRAWEDPVEKQLQHERRRRQQSSPQVAVNGHQDAESESDLQLEPETPGKWVLCNYDFQARNSSELSVKQRDLLEVLDDRRKWWKVRDPAGKEGYVPYNILTPHPGPPLHCSQSPARSLNSTPPPPPVPAPAPAPAPARPRWDSCDSLNNLDPSEKEKFSQMLSVNEELQARLAQGRLGQSRAIPGPRAPEPQLSPRSDASEVRAWLQAKGFSSGTRRTCPRWS; this is encoded by the exons ATGAGCACCACCACCAG CCCAGAAGCTGCCCCGAAGCCAAGCGCGAAGACTATCTATG AGCAGAGGAAACGTTACTCCACAGTTGTTATGGCCGATGTATCCCAGTACCCAGTCAAT CATCTGGTGACGTTCTGCCTGGGTGAGGAAGATGGTGTGCACACCGTGGAGGATGCCTCCAGGAAGCTGGCTGTCATGGACAGCCAGGGCCGAGTCTGGGCACAAGAGATGCTGCTGCGTGTGTCCCCCGACCACGTCACGCTGCTTGACCCGGCCTCCAAG GAGGAGCTGGAGTCGTACCCGCTGGGCGCCATCGTGCGCTGCGACGCGGTGTTGCCACCCGGCCGGAGCCGCTCGCTGCTGCTGCTCGTGTGCCAGGAGCCCGAGCGCGCGCAGCCCGACGTGCACTTCTTCCAGGGCCTGCGCCTGGGG GCGGAGCTGATCCGAGAGGACATCCAGGGGGCTCTGCACAATTATCGCTCAGGACGCGGAGAGCGCAGGGCGGCGGCGCTCAG GGCCACGCAGGAGGAGTTGCAGCGCGACCGCTCGCCTGCCGCAGAGACCCCGCCCCTGCAGCGCCGCCCGTCTGTTCGCGCAGTGATCAACACCGTGGAGCGCGGCACGGCCCGCGGACGACTCCGGGGGGAGCCTATTCCCGAGGTGGAGGAGGCGCAGAGGCCTGGCCCTGCGGGGACCTCGAGCAGCGCTGACCCGGCCTCCCCGGACCTAGGTCCCCGGGGTCCTGACCTGGCGGGTCTGCAGGCGGAGCGGGAAGTG gaCATCCTGAATCACGTCTTTGACGACGTGGAGAGCTTTGTACAGAAGCTGCAGAAGTCGGCGGAGGCGGCCAGGGTGCTGGAGCACCGGGAACGCGGCCGCAGGACCCGGCGCCGGGAGGCTGGGG AGGGCCTGCTGACGCTGCGGGCCAAGCCGCCCTCGGAGGCCGAGTACACCGACGTGCTGCAGAAGATCAAGTACGCCTTCAGCCTGCTG GCCCGGCTGCGCGGCAACATCGCAGACCCCTCCTCCCCGGAGCTGCTGCACTTCCTGTTCGGGCCTCTGCAGATG ATTGTGAACACGTCGGGGGGTCCCGAGTTCGCGAGCCGCGTGCGGCGGCCGCACCTGACGTCGGAGGCCGTGGCGCTGCTGCGGGACAACGTCACTCCACGTGAAAACGAGCTCTGGATCTCGCTGGGGGACGCGTGGACCCGCCCTGG GCTGGAGCTGCCCCCTGAACAGGGACCTCCGTACAGACCCGAGTTCTACAGCGGCTGGGAGCCGCCGGCCACTGACCCGCAGGGCCGTGCCTGGGAGGACCCAGTTGAGAAACAGCTACAGCACGAGCGGAGGCGCCGGCAG CAAAGCTCTCCCCAGGTCGCTGTCAATGG TCACCAAGACGCCGAGTCAGAATCTGACCTGCAGCTGGAGCCGGAGACACCAGGAAAGTGGGTCCTGTGTAACTATGACTTCCAGGCCCGCAACAGCAGTGAGCTGTCAGTCAAGCAGAGGGACTTACTGGAG GTCCTGGATGACAGGCGCAAGTGGTGGAAGGTTCGAGACCCAGCGGGGAAGGAGGGATATGTGCCCTATAACATCCTGACACCCCACCCCGGACCCCCGCTGCACTGCAGCCAAAGCCCTGCTCGCAGCCTG AACAGCACTCCTCCTCCGCCACCAGTCCCAGCCCCGGCCCCGGCTCCAGCTCCGGCTCGACCCCGCTGGGACAGCTGCGATAGCCTCAACAACCTGGACCCCAGCGAGAAGG AGAAATTCTCCCAGATGCTCAGTGTCAACGAGGAACTGCAGGCGCGCCTGGCCCAAGGCCGCTTGGGCCAGAGCCGCGCAATCCCAGGACCCCGCGCCCCGGAACCGCAGCTCAGCCCGCGTTCAGACGCCTCTGAGGTCCGCGCCTGGCTGCAGGCAAAGGGCTTTAGCTCCGG GACGCGTCGGACCTGCCCCCGCTGGAGCTAG
- the EPS8L1 gene encoding epidermal growth factor receptor kinase substrate 8-like protein 1 isoform X1: MSTTTSPEAAPKPSAKTIYEQRKRYSTVVMADVSQYPVNHLVTFCLGEEDGVHTVEDASRKLAVMDSQGRVWAQEMLLRVSPDHVTLLDPASKEELESYPLGAIVRCDAVLPPGRSRSLLLLVCQEPERAQPDVHFFQGLRLGAELIREDIQGALHNYRSGRGERRAAALRATQEELQRDRSPAAETPPLQRRPSVRAVINTVERGTARGRLRGEPIPEVEEAQRPGPAGTSSSADPASPDLGPRGPDLAGLQAEREVDILNHVFDDVESFVQKLQKSAEAARVLEHRERGRRTRRREAGEGLLTLRAKPPSEAEYTDVLQKIKYAFSLLARLRGNIADPSSPELLHFLFGPLQMIVNTSGGPEFASRVRRPHLTSEAVALLRDNVTPRENELWISLGDAWTRPGLELPPEQGPPYRPEFYSGWEPPATDPQGRAWEDPVEKQLQHERRRRQQSSPQVAVNGHQDAESESDLQLEPETPGKWVLCNYDFQARNSSELSVKQRDLLEVLDDRRKWWKVRDPAGKEGYVPYNILTPHPGPPLHCSQSPARSLNSTPPPPPVPAPAPAPAPARPRWDSCDSLNNLDPSEKEKFSQMLSVNEELQARLAQGRLGQSRAIPGPRAPEPQLSPRSDASEVRAWLQAKGFSSGTVDALGVLTGAQLFSLQKEELRAVSPEEGARVYSQVTVQRALLEDKEKVSELEAVMEKQKKKVEGGMEMEVI; the protein is encoded by the exons ATGAGCACCACCACCAG CCCAGAAGCTGCCCCGAAGCCAAGCGCGAAGACTATCTATG AGCAGAGGAAACGTTACTCCACAGTTGTTATGGCCGATGTATCCCAGTACCCAGTCAAT CATCTGGTGACGTTCTGCCTGGGTGAGGAAGATGGTGTGCACACCGTGGAGGATGCCTCCAGGAAGCTGGCTGTCATGGACAGCCAGGGCCGAGTCTGGGCACAAGAGATGCTGCTGCGTGTGTCCCCCGACCACGTCACGCTGCTTGACCCGGCCTCCAAG GAGGAGCTGGAGTCGTACCCGCTGGGCGCCATCGTGCGCTGCGACGCGGTGTTGCCACCCGGCCGGAGCCGCTCGCTGCTGCTGCTCGTGTGCCAGGAGCCCGAGCGCGCGCAGCCCGACGTGCACTTCTTCCAGGGCCTGCGCCTGGGG GCGGAGCTGATCCGAGAGGACATCCAGGGGGCTCTGCACAATTATCGCTCAGGACGCGGAGAGCGCAGGGCGGCGGCGCTCAG GGCCACGCAGGAGGAGTTGCAGCGCGACCGCTCGCCTGCCGCAGAGACCCCGCCCCTGCAGCGCCGCCCGTCTGTTCGCGCAGTGATCAACACCGTGGAGCGCGGCACGGCCCGCGGACGACTCCGGGGGGAGCCTATTCCCGAGGTGGAGGAGGCGCAGAGGCCTGGCCCTGCGGGGACCTCGAGCAGCGCTGACCCGGCCTCCCCGGACCTAGGTCCCCGGGGTCCTGACCTGGCGGGTCTGCAGGCGGAGCGGGAAGTG gaCATCCTGAATCACGTCTTTGACGACGTGGAGAGCTTTGTACAGAAGCTGCAGAAGTCGGCGGAGGCGGCCAGGGTGCTGGAGCACCGGGAACGCGGCCGCAGGACCCGGCGCCGGGAGGCTGGGG AGGGCCTGCTGACGCTGCGGGCCAAGCCGCCCTCGGAGGCCGAGTACACCGACGTGCTGCAGAAGATCAAGTACGCCTTCAGCCTGCTG GCCCGGCTGCGCGGCAACATCGCAGACCCCTCCTCCCCGGAGCTGCTGCACTTCCTGTTCGGGCCTCTGCAGATG ATTGTGAACACGTCGGGGGGTCCCGAGTTCGCGAGCCGCGTGCGGCGGCCGCACCTGACGTCGGAGGCCGTGGCGCTGCTGCGGGACAACGTCACTCCACGTGAAAACGAGCTCTGGATCTCGCTGGGGGACGCGTGGACCCGCCCTGG GCTGGAGCTGCCCCCTGAACAGGGACCTCCGTACAGACCCGAGTTCTACAGCGGCTGGGAGCCGCCGGCCACTGACCCGCAGGGCCGTGCCTGGGAGGACCCAGTTGAGAAACAGCTACAGCACGAGCGGAGGCGCCGGCAG CAAAGCTCTCCCCAGGTCGCTGTCAATGG TCACCAAGACGCCGAGTCAGAATCTGACCTGCAGCTGGAGCCGGAGACACCAGGAAAGTGGGTCCTGTGTAACTATGACTTCCAGGCCCGCAACAGCAGTGAGCTGTCAGTCAAGCAGAGGGACTTACTGGAG GTCCTGGATGACAGGCGCAAGTGGTGGAAGGTTCGAGACCCAGCGGGGAAGGAGGGATATGTGCCCTATAACATCCTGACACCCCACCCCGGACCCCCGCTGCACTGCAGCCAAAGCCCTGCTCGCAGCCTG AACAGCACTCCTCCTCCGCCACCAGTCCCAGCCCCGGCCCCGGCTCCAGCTCCGGCTCGACCCCGCTGGGACAGCTGCGATAGCCTCAACAACCTGGACCCCAGCGAGAAGG AGAAATTCTCCCAGATGCTCAGTGTCAACGAGGAACTGCAGGCGCGCCTGGCCCAAGGCCGCTTGGGCCAGAGCCGCGCAATCCCAGGACCCCGCGCCCCGGAACCGCAGCTCAGCCCGCGTTCAGACGCCTCTGAGGTCCGCGCCTGGCTGCAGGCAAAGGGCTTTAGCTCCGG GACGGTGGACGCGCTGGGCGTGCTGACCGGGGCGCAGCTTTTCTCGCTGCAGAAGGAGGAGCTGCGAGCGGTGAGCCCCGAGGAGGGGGCGCGTGTGTACAGCCAGGTTACCGTGCAGCGCGCGCTGCTGGAG GACAAGGAGAAAGTGTCAGAGCTGGAGGCAGTGATGgagaagcaaaagaagaaagtggAAGGCGGGATGGAAATGGAGGTCATTTGA